The sequence AATAAATCCTGTATTTCCTATAAACGTAAAAGCAGAAGATTTAGATTATAAAATAGTTATAACTAAATCTTCTGCACCATTAAAAGCTAATGACGTTGTAGGCTATCTTGTAATATCTTATAACGATATTACAAGAAATTATGATGTTGTTATCAAAGAAGATGTTCTTACCAAAGGGTATTTTGATTATTTCTTTGAATATTTGAAAGATATGATGTGCTAAAGCTTTTCTATTGTTACAGTGATGGATTTGATGTAGATTCTATTTACTGATGATACAGTAATTGGAGCAGTTGATTTATTAGTATTTTCATATATTGCAATATTATTTGTTTCAGATAATTCAAAAGTATTCTTATTTATAACTAATTTAAATGTTTCTTTACCATATTTTTCACATTCTATGGATAATTCTTTTATATAATAAGTATCTTTAAAATTATTTGATAAATTAATTTCGAAACTACCACTATATTTACTACTACCAAGTTTAATTTGATTTATATCACCATAAATTTTTGTTAATTTAGATAATAAAATTAAATCATTATCAGAACTATTAATTAATTTTTCAGAAATTTTTTCATCAGTTATTGCTGAATCATTTTCTTTAGTTCCAGAAAATGTATATTTAGTAGAAATGGCAGTAATTTTTTTCTTTTCTATTACTTTTACTTCAAAAAGAGTATAGGCTTCAGAGTTAATAGTTGAAGTTACATAAATATAGATATCTTTGTTAGTATCATTAAGTTTATTGGCAGTTAATGTTCCATTATCTACACTTACTATATCTGAATTATCAGATTTCCAAGTTATAGATTGATCAGCACCATCGGGTTTAACAATGGCAAGTAATTCAATTGAAGTTCCTACTTCTATTTCTAGAGTTTCTTCAACAAGAGTATTATCTGAACTTTTATATATTTCTATACTTTTAGGATTTGGTTTAGGTGCTTCAATATTGAAAGTTATTTCTGTATCTGAAGTAAGAGTAAATGAATAAAATCCATCGCCTTCATCTATTATTTCTGTGTTGTTATTACTAATAATACTTATGAGTTTGTAACCAGCATCTAATTTGTCTTTATTTATTTCAAACATTATTTTTATTTCAGAACCATATTTAACTTTGCAGTTGTTAGATAATTCTTTGCCTTCACTATTTAAAAAATATAAAGTATAGTAGTCTTCTGGAATATCAATTTTCCAACTAAGATTAAATTCTTTATTAGTATCGATAGTGAATGTGGCGAAAATTGTGATAGTAGATTCTTCAAAATCTTTTAAAACTAAATCATATTTTTCGTCAGCATTAATTTGAAGTTCTTTATTATTTGCCATTACTTTTTCTGTAATGTAATTTTTATTTGGACTAACTGAAATAGTTAATGTTTCATCACTAGAAACTGATGCTCCTTTTTCAATTATATTTCCTGCCGAATCAATTATTGAAGTAATTGAACCATTTGTAGAATCACTTATTGAAATGGTTTTTACATCGTAATTGTAATAAATTTTTATTGCTTTAATATGGAATTGTTTTTCTGTTATTTTTAATTGTAATTCATCAAAAGAATTTGAATAAATAGCTACATTATTTTTTGAATTGGTAGATAATTTGCCATTTGTACATGTTATATTTTTAAAATTAGAATTGGTATTTGCTAAAAATTCTATTTCTAATCTTTGGATTTGCTTATTAGTTTTATTTGTTATAGTTATAGAATTATTTACATAAAATCTGAGAGCATTATCTAAATTGCTAATAAATCCCGGATTATTACCAGAATTTTTATCAAAAGTAATATCAAAATAATTTGAAGTAATACTTGTTAAATTTTTAGTATCACCATTAAATGTTACACCTTTTTTACTTGTTCCGCCTTTTACATTAATGAAATCGAAGGCAATTAAATCAACATCAGCAGGAGTAACTTCGATAACATTAATTGTTATTTCGTTACTTGTAATATTATTGTCACTTGTATATTTAATTGTTGCAGTTCCTAAAGATAGAGCATGAACATATTTAATTCCATTTTCTTCAATTATTTCAATTGAATTAGTTGATGACTCAATTGTTGGAGTAATAGTTCCTTGATAATTAGCAGGGAGAATTTCTATATTTAAAGAAGTTTTATCGTTAACTAATAATGTATTGTTATCTACACTGATGTTGATAGATTCAATTTGTTTAACTGGTCTTTCACAAAGAGTAACTGTTATTGAACGAAGTTTAACGTGTCCACTTGATCCAGTAACAGTGAAAACAAATTTTTCATTGTTTCCTGTAATGGAATTGTTTGAAATTTTTTCACCGTTATAAGTTAAGTAATTTGAACTATTATCAACACCATAATCAAATTCAACTTTGGAAATATTAAGTGTTGGGTGAGAAATTGTTATTGTATTTCCTGAGTATACGCGAGTTTCATTATATCTAGATTGATATGAAGGCTCAGAAGTACCTGTTCCTTTTGAAAGTAAAACGTTTACTTTTGATATTTCTAAATTCTTATTATTGTTATGGTTTTGAGTATAATCGAATGTTACTTTATCATTGGTACTAACTTCTTCTTTAACAGTAATTATCTTATTTGTAATAGAAGTAGAAATATTTTCATTACCATTGATATCGGTAATTGTAGCGGTAATTTCTAAGGAACCATTATCTGGTTTCTTTAAAATTGTTAATTTATTTCCATTAATTGTTGCTATATCACTTGCAATGTTATTAGCAAATTTAAATTCAACCTTGTCGGTGCTATTAACTGGAGCGATATCGTAGTTAAGATCTATTGTTTCACCTATTGTGGCAATATCTTTACTGGATTTAATTGCTACTGAAGTAGAAGGAAGAAAAATTTTTCAATGTGAGTAATGTGTTGGAATTCGAAAATTTGTTTATAAATAGTAACAAAAGCAGAGAAACTAAAGCGGTCACCAATTTTTAGTGAACCGAGAAATTCTTGATTATCAGTATCTCCTTTTGTATATAAGTAATAATCCACGTCACTATTTGCAATACTGAATTGGAAACATTCATTAACTTTTGCGCTTTTGATTGAACGATTCTTTTTAGAAGGTGAATTGTATGATTTAACTATTGCATCGGTAACATTGACTTTAGCATTGATTAAATCTTCTTTTAATTCGACAATTGAATCTTTATTAAGATTATAGACAACAGGAGTTTCTAAGTTGTCTTTTTTTGTAACACTGCTATATTTTTCTACTTTAATTATATAAGTAGGATAAGCATAATCTGAACCTTTATCAATATTTAAATCACCTTCGAATTCAATGATAGTTTGTTCAGGTATAAAACTTGCTATATCAGAAGAATTGATTCCTGTGAGACGAAAATTATTGGTACCACTAGAAGCATAGGCGATATTGCCATTTGCCCCCCATGACATATCCACGGGATTTTATTTTGGTGCCGTTTTCATAATCTTTTATATTTTTTAATTGGGCAGGGATAGCTTCTCCTTGTCCAGGTTTATTTTCATAATTGATATTCCAGTTTGTAGTATCGATAATGGCAATTTGATTATAATTAGTAGAAGAATAGATAATTTCTTTAATTGAATTATCTTTGGTATTGGAATATTCTTCCATAGTCCCTTTTAATCCATCTTCTTTTAAAAGTTCTTTTAGTCTATCGACATCTTTTGTTTCAGAAGAAGTGGAGAAGGTAAATCCATTAACTTTACTCCAGGATAATTTTTCATAATCACCGGTTCCTGCACTTGCGGAGACAACTTGTAATTCCTTTTTTAAGCTCGTTGCTTCTTCGGTTAAAACATATTTTCTTGCACTATTTGTAACACCGAAATAAGTGACGACAGAAACAGAGGTTAAAATAGCAATTATAGCTATGACAATTACTAGTTCAACCAAAGTAAAAGCTTTCTTTAACTTTTTACTAATTTTTTTGCTCATTTTAAGAATGATCCTCCAATTGTAAATAAAACAATAGCCACTATTAAATTAATAGCGGATGAAGCAGGATTGCAGCAACTTAAATGAGCTCAACAATTATTGCCACATTTATAGTATTCATAAAAATAAATGTTGTCAATTAAAATTTTCACTTTATTTTTTACTAAAATGTATAGAAAAATTTATTTCTATAAATAAAGCTATTTATTTTAAAATAATACAAAAAAATAAATAATTATAAAAAATATATCAAAGATAAAATATAAAATAAAAAATATTTTAAAAATTAGTTTTTATAAAAGATAAAAAATACGAAAATAATCTTAAAATAAATTCTTTTGTTGAAACATGTCGAATAGAAAAGACCTATTTTTTTAATGTGCTACCATAAAGACCGAGGTGACAATATGGAAAACAAAATAAGAATCTCAACCTTTGATAATGGACTTATTATCAAGATATCTGGTGAGCTAGATTCTTATAAAACTTTAGCATATAAAACCAAGATCAGAAAAGAGATGGAAAGATCTCAACCATTATATTTGATCTTTGATTTTAAAAATCTTCAATTTCTTGACAGTGCCGGAATTGGCCTTGTTCTCGGTCGGTATAACGAGGTCAAAAACTATGGAGGAGAAGTTGGAGTAATAGGCCTATCAAGCTATGCTGAAAAGATTGTGAAGATAAGCGGCTTATCTTCAGTAATCGGTATTTATAAGTCACTAGCTCAATTTAAAAAGGAGGTAGAAGTAAAAAATGGATAATAGTATGGAGATTAAATTTCGGGCAACATTATTAAATGAAGGATTAGCGAGAATTGCTGTTGTGCAATTTATCAATTATTTGCATCCGACTATGGAGACCATCGGTGAAATAAAAACCATAATTTCCGAAGCGGTAAGCAATGCCATAATTCATGGATATAAGATGGATGATTCCAAGGATGTATTTTTAAGAGCGACTGTAGAAAAAGATGTTCTTGAAATTGTTGTAACTGATTTTGGAAAAGGAATAGAAGATTTGGAACTAGCTAGAAAGCCACATTATACAACAAGACCAGATTTAGAAAGAGCGGGAATGGGCTTAACAATTATCGATACGCTTTCTGATGAATTCATCTTGAGATCGGTGGTTAATATGGGTACTAAAGTTATAGTTAAAAAGAAAATTCATTGCACAAATCTTAACGAGGAAGAAAGTGGAAGTTATATCAAGTAATGAATTATTTAAAAAAGCTCAACAAGGATCGGAAGAAGCTTTAAATATTCTTTATCAGCAAAATAAAAATTTAATCTATTCAATTTTAAAAAGATATAATTATCAGTCACAAGATCAAGAAGATTTAGTATCTTCAGGGAGTATTGGTTTAATCAAAGCAATTAAAAATTTTAATGTGGATTTAAATCTCTGTTTTTCAACTTATGCGGTTCCTTTAATTCTTGGAGAAATAAGAAAATATTTTCGTGAAAAAAATGGTTTAAAAGTCAGCAGAGGATTAAAAGAGAAAGGAGCAGAAGTACAGAAGTTCATCGAAAATTATCTCAGTAAAAATCAAGAAGAACCCAGTATTGAAACAATTGGAAAAAATTTGAATCTCAGCGATGAAGAAGTAATTATGGCTTTAGAAGCCGGTTATCAAGTAACTTCTCTTGATAAAACACATGGAAAAGACAATGATACTGATTTGAAAGATTTGATCGGCGAAGATAACCAAAAAGAAATAATTGATAAAATGGATGTTGAACTAGCATTATCTGTTTTAACCTCCAAAGAAAGATTATTTGTGGAATTAAGATATTATGAAAATCTAACTCAACAGGAAATAGCGGAACGTTTTTTTATCAATCAAGTTGCGATATCACGTATGGAAAAAAAGATTTTAGAAAAGATGAGAAAGAAATTACTTCAAAATTAGAATAAAGAAATAACTTTTCACCATAATGAAAATGAGGTGAAAAGATGAATTCAGAAGAGTTTTTAAAATTAGCAGAAAAACAAAAACCAAAAAAGCATGCATTTTTGCATTCAATACTAGCTTTTTTGTGCGGAGGAATAATTGGATTATTAGGGCAATTAGAATATAATCTTTTGATTAAATACGGTCAATTGGATCAGAAGAGTTCTTTGACCCTTGTTTCCATAACTTTTATTTTTATCAGTGTATTTTTGACATTTTTGGGTGCCTATAAAAAATTAGGTCAAATTTTTGGTGCGGGGTTATTTATACCTATTACTGGCTTTGCTAATTCTATGGCTAGTGCTGCAATTGAATATAAAAGCGAAGGTCCGATATTCGGGCTGGGAAGTAAAATGTTTTCACTTGCAGGATCGGTTGTGGTCTATGGAATATTAGCGGCATTTTTCTATGCATTAATATATTTTTTGTTGATGAAATTAGGAATAGTATATGCAGTCATATAGGTTTGAAAATGTTTATATAAAAAGTGTTTCTGCTGTTGCAGGTCCGAAAGAAAAAGATGGACCATGTGGAAACTTATTCGATAAAACTTATACTTCTTTATACGCTGAAAAGAAGACATTAGAAGAAGGTGAAAAGACAATGCAAGAAGATGCAATCAATATTGCATTGATTAAAGCTGGTTTAGATATTAAAGGTCCAGAACTTTTAATTTCGGCTGATTTAAATAATCAGCTTGCTTGTTCATCTAAAGTGGCTAGTTCATATATATCATCATTTTTAGGAATTTATAGCGCTTGTGCTTCTTCAGCAGAAGGTGTTATTTTAGCTTCTTTACTTTTAGAAAGAAGCAATATAAAAAATGCACTGATATCTTCAACCTCATCTTTTGGTACGGCTGAAAGGCAATTTCGTTATCCACTTGAATATGGAATACCAAAAAAACAGACAACAACTTTAACAGTGACGGGCAGTGGTAGCATGGTCTTAGGAAAAAAGACAACTGATTTAAAGATAACAGAAGCAACATTAGGAAAAGTCTTCGATCCTGGCTGGAAAGATGTTAATGATATGGGTGGAGCGATGAGCTTTGCGGCCTATAAAACATTAAAATCTCATTTTGAAAATTTAGGAACAAAACCATCAGATTACGATTTGATCATCACTGGAGATCTTTCGATTATTGGAAGCAATATTCTTTTAGATTTATTTAAAGAAGAAGGGATTGAAATTAAAAACCATAATGATGCTGGCAAAATAATTTATCAAAGAGAGAAACAAAAAGCGTTTTGTGGCGGAAGTGGAATTGCATGTTTACCTTTAGTTGCCTATACAAAAATTTATGAAAAACTGAAGAAAAAAGAATATAGGAAAGTACTTTTAGCAGCAACAGGAGCATTATTTGACCCAGTATATGTCCAGCAAAAACAGAGTATACCAGCAATTTGCCATTGCTATACGATAGAAAGAGGGTAATATGGAATATTTATACTCAATATTGATATTAGGAACAATATGTTTAATTGCTCAAATAATCTATGAAAATACCAAATGGACACCAGGTCATATAACATCATTGTTTGTTGTATTAGGAGCTTTACTTGAAACATTTTCTGTTTTTGATAAACTACTTGAAATTGCACCAGCAGGAGCATCGCTAGCTATCTTAAGTTTCGGACATCTTTTAACTCATTCTGCAGTTAATGGGGCAAAAGATGGAATAGTAGGAATATTAAAAGAATTATTAGTACCTGCTTCATCAAGTTTAGTGACAGTAATTGTCTTATCTTTTTTGGCTTCATTATTTAAAAAATCGCATCTATGAAAAATACTTTTTATGAGATCAGCAGTTCGTATTTAAAAATTGGTTTAAGAACTGAAGAAAACTTCGATGCAACGATGAAAAAGATAAAGAAGAATAGAAAAGAATATACGCTTTTCTATTTATCTACTTTGACAGATAATATGGAAATAATGGCAATAACACAAAGCATAGTTGAAAATCCAACATATAATATTCAAGAATTAATTCTAAATGGTGCGGTAAGCAAAACCCAAGATTTGAAAAATATGATGAAATTAGCGCTTAGTGGAGTAGCTATTTTACTTATCAAGGGAAAAGATTATGCCTTAGCTATTGAAAGTCGCAGTTATCATGGAAGAAGTTTAACAGAACCAGATTCAGAAAAAACAATACGCGGTTCTAAAGACGGCTTTAATGAAAGCATAAACGATAATATAAGTTTAATACGAAGAAGAATAAGAAGCAGTGATTTTAAAATTGAATTATATAGTATAGGCAAGAAATCAAAAACCGATGTTGCTATGGTATATCTAAATAATGTTGCTGATGAAAAAATAATAAGAGAAATTAAAAGCAAATTAAAAAGAATCGATGTTGAAAGTCTAGTTATGACCGATAGGGCATTAGAAGAGGAATTGTTTGGACAAAAATTTAATCCATTTCCACTAGCAAGATATACTCAAAGACCAGATATAGCTTCGATTAATTTGTTGAAAGGAAAAATAATATTGATAGTTGATACTTCACCGAGCGTTATCATTGTTCCTATTTCTTTATTTGATCATTTAAAAAGTGTTGAAGAATACCGGCAACCGCCACTGGTTGGAAGTTTTATTAAATTTATACGAACATTAGCAATTTTAGTATCTATTTTTTTAATTCCATTATGGTATGTCCTAGTGACAGAGAGCAATATTTCAAATTTTTTTATCATACAACCAACAAATTCGGAAAGTCTTATACCAATTTTTATGCAGATAATAATGGCAGAGTTTTTTGTTGAAACAATCGGGTTAGCAGTAATATATACCCCTAATGTTTTAACTTCAACTATTGGAATTGTTGCCGCAATTATTATGGGTTCAGTGAGCATAGATTTAAATTTGTTCTTGCCAGAAGTACTTTTGTATGTGGCGGTGTCTGCTATTAGCAGTTATTCAACACCAAGTTATGAACTTTCATTAGCCAATAGATTGGTAAAATATAGCCTTTTGATTTTATCAATTCTTTTTGGAAGTTCTGGATTATTGCTGGGAGTTTTGATACTATTTTGTTATTTAGCAAGAATACATGTTTTGGATAAATATTAT is a genomic window of Firmicutes bacterium CAG:345 containing:
- a CDS encoding lacto-N-biosidase (product inferred by homology to UniProt), giving the protein MANNKELQINADEKYDLVLKDFEESTITIFATFTIDTNKEFNLSWKIDIPEDYYTLYFLNSEGKELSNNCKVKYGSEIKIMFEINKDKLDAGYKLISIISNNNTEIIDEGDGFYSFTLTSDTEITFNIEAPKPNPKSIEIYKSSDNTLVEETLEIEVGTSIELLAIVKPDGADQSITWKSDNSDIVSVDNGTLTANKLNDTNKDIYIYVTSTINSEAYTLFEVKVIEKKKITAISTKYTFSGTKENDSAITDEKISEKLINSSDNDLILLSKLTKIYGDINQIKLGSSKYSGSFEINLSNNFKDTYYIKELSIECEKYGKETFKLVINKNTFELSETNNIAIYENTNKSTAPITVSSVNRIYIKSITVTIEKL
- a CDS encoding unknown (no significant homology to UniProt), whose translation is MSWGANGNIAYASSGTNNFRLTGINSSDIASFIPEQTIIEFEGDLNIDKGSDYAYPTYIIKVEKYSSVTKKDNLETPVVYNLNKDSIVELKEDLINAKVNVTDAIVKSYNSPSKKNRSIKSAKVNECFQFSIANSDVDYYLYTKGDTDNQEFLGSLKIGDRFSFSAFVTIYKQIFEFQHITHIEKFFFLLLQ
- a CDS encoding prepilin-type N-terminal cleavage/methylation domain-containing protein (product inferred by homology to UniProt) → MSKKISKKLKKAFTLVELVIVIAIIAILTSVSVVTYFGVTNSARKYVLTEEATSLKKELQVVSASAGTGDYEKLSWSKVNGFTFSTSSETKDVDRLKELLKEDGLKGTMEEYSNTKDNSIKEIIYSSTNYNQIAIIDTTNWNINYENKPGQGEAIPAQLKNIKDYENGTKIKSRGYVMGGKWQYRLCF
- a CDS encoding anti-sigma F factor antagonist (product inferred by homology to UniProt) — its product is MENKIRISTFDNGLIIKISGELDSYKTLAYKTKIRKEMERSQPLYLIFDFKNLQFLDSAGIGLVLGRYNEVKNYGGEVGVIGLSSYAEKIVKISGLSSVIGIYKSLAQFKKEVEVKNG
- a CDS encoding anti-sigma F factor (product inferred by homology to UniProt), which encodes MDNSMEIKFRATLLNEGLARIAVVQFINYLHPTMETIGEIKTIISEAVSNAIIHGYKMDDSKDVFLRATVEKDVLEIVVTDFGKGIEDLELARKPHYTTRPDLERAGMGLTIIDTLSDEFILRSVVNMGTKVIVKKKIHCTNLNEEESGSYIK
- a CDS encoding rNA polymerase sigma factor (product inferred by homology to UniProt), with the protein product MEVISSNELFKKAQQGSEEALNILYQQNKNLIYSILKRYNYQSQDQEDLVSSGSIGLIKAIKNFNVDLNLCFSTYAVPLILGEIRKYFREKNGLKVSRGLKEKGAEVQKFIENYLSKNQEEPSIETIGKNLNLSDEEVIMALEAGYQVTSLDKTHGKDNDTDLKDLIGEDNQKEIIDKMDVELALSVLTSKERLFVELRYYENLTQQEIAERFFINQVAISRMEKKILEKMRKKLLQN
- a CDS encoding stage V sporulation protein AC (product inferred by homology to UniProt), coding for MNSEEFLKLAEKQKPKKHAFLHSILAFLCGGIIGLLGQLEYNLLIKYGQLDQKSSLTLVSITFIFISVFLTFLGAYKKLGQIFGAGLFIPITGFANSMASAAIEYKSEGPIFGLGSKMFSLAGSVVVYGILAAFFYALIYFLLMKLGIVYAVI
- a CDS encoding spoVAD (product inferred by homology to UniProt), with the translated sequence MQSYRFENVYIKSVSAVAGPKEKDGPCGNLFDKTYTSLYAEKKTLEEGEKTMQEDAINIALIKAGLDIKGPELLISADLNNQLACSSKVASSYISSFLGIYSACASSAEGVILASLLLERSNIKNALISSTSSFGTAERQFRYPLEYGIPKKQTTTLTVTGSGSMVLGKKTTDLKITEATLGKVFDPGWKDVNDMGGAMSFAAYKTLKSHFENLGTKPSDYDLIITGDLSIIGSNILLDLFKEEGIEIKNHNDAGKIIYQREKQKAFCGGSGIACLPLVAYTKIYEKLKKKEYRKVLLAATGALFDPVYVQQKQSIPAICHCYTIERG
- a CDS encoding stage V sporulation protein AE (product inferred by homology to UniProt); the protein is MEYLYSILILGTICLIAQIIYENTKWTPGHITSLFVVLGALLETFSVFDKLLEIAPAGASLAILSFGHLLTHSAVNGAKDGIVGILKELLVPASSSLVTVIVLSFLASLFKKSHL
- a CDS encoding stage V sporulation protein AF (product inferred by homology to UniProt) yields the protein MKNTFYEISSSYLKIGLRTEENFDATMKKIKKNRKEYTLFYLSTLTDNMEIMAITQSIVENPTYNIQELILNGAVSKTQDLKNMMKLALSGVAILLIKGKDYALAIESRSYHGRSLTEPDSEKTIRGSKDGFNESINDNISLIRRRIRSSDFKIELYSIGKKSKTDVAMVYLNNVADEKIIREIKSKLKRIDVESLVMTDRALEEELFGQKFNPFPLARYTQRPDIASINLLKGKIILIVDTSPSVIIVPISLFDHLKSVEEYRQPPLVGSFIKFIRTLAILVSIFLIPLWYVLVTESNISNFFIIQPTNSESLIPIFMQIIMAEFFVETIGLAVIYTPNVLTSTIGIVAAIIMGSVSIDLNLFLPEVLLYVAVSAISSYSTPSYELSLANRLVKYSLLILSILFGSSGLLLGVLILFCYLARIHVLDKYYLSPIIPFNGNDFFKLFFRKSNEEKKIL